One region of Vidua macroura isolate BioBank_ID:100142 chromosome 21, ASM2450914v1, whole genome shotgun sequence genomic DNA includes:
- the NOTCH1 gene encoding neurogenic locus notch homolog protein 1 isoform X1: MERLLAPGLLVLLLPALTRGLRCSQLAESCLNGGKCETFPNGTEVCQCSGAYVGERCQLPNPCLSSPCKNAGTCTAVVRGSTVDYTCACRLGFTDELCLTPRDNVCLSNPCRNGGTCDLLTLSEYKCRCPPGWSGKTCQQADPCASNPCANGGQCVPFEAHYICRCTAGFHGANCKQDVNECNISPPVCKNGGSCTNEVGTYQCSCKPAYTGQNCEHLYVPCNPSPCQNGGTCRQIGDTTYDCTCLPGFTGQNCEENINDCPGNNCKNGGTCVDGVNTYNCQCPPEWTGQYCTEDVDECQLMPNACQNGGTCHNNHGGYNCVCVNGWTGEDCSENIDDCAMAACFYGATCHDRVASFYCECPHGRTGLLCHLDDACISNPCNEGSNCDTNPVNGKAICTCPSGYMGPACNQDVDECSLGANPCEHAGKCINTQGSFQCQCLQGYSGPRCEIDVNECLSNPCQNDATCLDQIGEFQCICMPGYEGVYCEINTDECASSPCLHNGNCLDKINEFHCECPTGFNGHLCQFDIDECASTPCKNGAKCVDGPNTYSCECTEGFTGAHCEIDIDECDPDPCHYGTCKDSIASFTCLCQPGYTGHRCDININECQSQPCKNGGTCQDRNNAYNCICLKGTTGPNCEINLDDCASNPCDYGKCIDKINGYECTCEPGYTGRMCNINIDECASNPCHNGGTCKDGINGFTCLCPEGFHDPKCLSEVNECNSNPCIHGKCHDGLNGYKCDCDPGWSGTNCDINNNECESNPCMNGGTCKDMTSGYICTCREGFSGPNCQTNINECASNPCLNQGTCIDDVAGYTCNCLLPYTGATCEDVLAPCAGSPCKNGGECQESEDYKSFSCSCPPGWQGQTCEIDINECVKSPCRNGATCQNTNGSYRCACRTGFSGRNCDTDIDDCKPNPCHNGGSCSDGIGTFFCECLAGFRGPKCEEDINECASNPCKNGANCTDCVNSYTCTCPSGFSGIHCENNTPDCTESSCFNGGTCVDGINTFTCVCLPGFTGSYCEHNINECDSKPCLNGGTCQDSYGTYKCTCPQGYTGLNCQNLVRWCDSSPCKNGGKCWQTSNLYHCECNSGWTGLYCDVPSVSCEVAAKQQGIDVAHLCRNSGLCVDTGNTHFCRCQAGYTGSYCEEQVDECSPNPCQNGATCTDYLGGYSCECVAGYHGVNCSEEINECLSHPCQNGGTCIDLINTYKCSCPRGTQGVHCEINVDDCSPFFDPVTLGPKCFNNGKCKDRVGGYSCICPPGFVGERCEGDVNECLSNPCDARGTQNCVQRVNDYKCECRPGYAGRRCDTVVDGCKGKPCRNGGTCAVASNTGRGFICKCPPGFVGATCENDSRTCGNLHCLNGGTCISIHKSSKCMCTPAFTGPECQYPASSPCTSNPCYNGGTCEFFSDAAPYYRCNCPANFNGLNCHILDFDFQGGIGQDIIPPKIEEKCEIAVCAGYAGNKICDGKCNNHACGWDGGDCSLNFNDPWKNCSQSLQCWKYFNDGKCDSQCNNAGCLYDGFDCQKYEGQCNPLYDQYCKDHFSDGHCDQGCNNFECEWDGLDCANNMPEKLADGTLVVVVLITPENLKNNSFNFLRELSRVLHTNVVFKKNPKGEYMIFPYYGNEEELKKHYIKRSTEDWSDMSSAVINKVKSSLYSRAGRRQKRELDQMDIRGSIVYLEIDNRQCIQSSSQCFQSATDVAAFLGALASLGNLNIPYKIEAVKSETAEPTKNSQLYPMYVVGAALVLLAFIGLGVLVNRKRRREHGQLWFPEGFKVTESSKKKRREPLGEDSVGLKPLKNASDGTLMDDNQNEWGDEETLDTKKFRFEEQAMLPDTDDQTDHRQWTQQHLDAADLRISSMAPTPPQGEIDADCMDVNVRGPDGFTPLMIASCSGGGLETGNSEEEDDAPAVISDFIYQGASLHNQTDRTGETALHLAARYSRSDAAKRLLEASADANIQDNMGRTPLHAAVSADAQGVFQILIRNRATDLDARMHDGTTPLILAARLAVEGMLDDLINCHADVNAVDDLGKSALHWAAAVNNVEAAMVLLKNGANKDMQNNKEETPLFLAAREGSYETAKVLLDHFANRDITDHMDRLPRDIAQERMHHDIVRLLDEYNLVRSPTLHNGPLGAPTLSPPLCSPNSYIGNLKPAVQGKKARKPSTKGLSCNGKDAKDLKARRKKSQDGKGCLLDNSGVLSPVDSLESPHGYLSDVASPPLMTSPFQQSPSMPLNHLPGMPDAHLSINHLNMAGKQDMAMGSSSRMGFDSVPPRLSHLPVSSPSTGMSSAPMSFSVGSGASLNGQCDWLTRLQNGMVQSQYNPLRGNLQPGAHQQPQNLQHGMMTSLHNGLPTTSLSQMMSYQAMPNARLASQPHLMQSQQLQQMQQQQQQQLQQPNLQQQQQQQQQQPQQPPQQHHNPNGSNGSGHLGQNFLGTELSQPDLQPVSGSAMAVHTILPQDSQMLPTSLPSSLAQPMTTTQFLTPPSQHSYSSPLDNTPSHQLQVPDHPFLTPSPESPDQWSSSSPHSNVSDWSEGISSPPTSMQSQMGHIPEAFK; encoded by the exons GGTTCACGGGTCAGAACTGTGAGGAGAACATCAACGACTGTCCGGGCAACAACTGCAAGAATGGGGGCACCTGCGTGGACGGCGTCAACACCTACAACTGCCAGTGCCCGCCTGAGTGGACAG gTCAGTACTGCACTGAGGATGTGGACGAGTGCCAGCTGATGCCCAACGCCTGCCAGAACGGTGGCACCTGCCACAACAACCACGGCGGCTACAACTGTGTCTGTGTCAACGGCTGGACGGGCGAGGACTGCAGCGAGAACATCGATGACTGCGCCATGGCCGCCTGCTTCTACGGGGCCACCTGCCACGACCGGGTGGCCTCCTTCTACTGCGAGTGCCCCCACGGCCGCACAG GTTTGCTGTGCCACCTGGACGACGCCTGCATCAGCAACCCCTGCAACGAGGGCTCCAACTGCGACACCAACCCCGTCAATGGCAAAGCCATCTGCACGTGTCCTTCGGGGTACATGGGGCCGGCCTGCAACCAGGACGTGGACGAGTGCTCGCTGG GAGCCAACCCATGTGAGCACGCAGGAAAGTGCATCAACACTCAAGGGTCCTTCCAGTGCCAGTGTCTGCAGGGCTACTCAGGCCCTCGCTGTGAGATTGATGTCAATGAGTGCCTCTCCAACCCCTGCCAGAATGATGCCACCTGCCTGGACCAGATCGGGGAGTTCCAGTGCATCTGCATGCCCG GGTACGAGGGGGTTTACTGCGAGATCAACACGGACGAGtgtgccagcagcccctgcctgcacAACGGCAACTGCCTGGACAAGATCAACGAGTTCCACTGCGAGTGCCCCACTG GCTTCAACGGGCACCTGTGCCAGTTTGACATCGACGAGTGTGCCAGCACCCCCTGCAAGAACGGTGCCAAGTGCGTGGACGGCCCCAACACCTACAGCTGCGAGTGCACTGAAG GTTTCACAGGTGCTCACTGCGAGATCGACATCGATGAGTGTGACCCTGACCCGTGCCACTACGGGACCTGCAAGGACAGCATCGCCTCCTTCacctgcctctgccagcccGGCTACACGGGCCACCGCTGCGACATCAACATCAACGAgtgccagagccagccctgcaaAAATGGGGGCACCTGCCAGGACAGGAACAACGCCTACAACTGCATCTGCCTCAAAGGGACCACAG gccCCAACTGCGAGATCAACCTGGATGATTGTGCCAGCAACCCCTGCGACTACGGCAAGTGCATTGACAAGATCAATGGCTACGAGTGCACCTGCGAGCCGGGGTACACAG GGCGCATGTGCAACATCAACATCGACGAGTGTGCCAGCAACCCCTGCCACAACGGGGGCACGTGCAAGGATGGCATCAACGGCTTCACCTGCCTCTGCCCCGAGGGCTTCCACGACCCCAAGTGCCTGTCCGAAGTGAACGAGTGCAACAGCAACCCCTGCATCCACGGGAAATGCCACGATGGATTGAATGG ctACAAGTGTGACTGTGACCCTGGCTGGAGTGGGACAAACTGTGACATTAACAACAACGAGTGTGAGTCCAATCCCTGCATGAACGGTGGCACCTGCAAGGACATGACCAGCGGCTACATCTGCACCTGCAGGGAGGGCTTCAGTG GCCCCAACTGCCAGACCAATATCAACGAATGTGCTTCCAACCCCTGCCTGAACCAGGGCACGTGCATTGATGATGTTGCTGGCTACACCTGCAACTGCCTCCTGCCCTACACAG GAGCCACCTGTGAGGATGTGCTGgccccctgtgctggcagcccctgcAAGAACGGTGGCGAGTGCCAGGAGTCAGAGGACTACAAGAGCTTCTCCTGCAGTTGCCCCCCTGGCTGGCAAG gtcaGACCTGTGAGATTGACATCAATGAGTGTGTGAAGAGCCCCTGCAGGAATGGGGCCACGTGCCAGAACACCAACGGGAGCTATCGCTGCGCCTGCCGGACCGGCTTCTCCGGCCGCAACTGCGACACCGACATCGACGACTGCAAGCCCA ATCCCTGCCACAATGGTGGCTCCTGCTCCGATGGCATTGGCACGTTCTTCTGCGAGTGCCTGGCTGGCTTCCGTGGGCCCAAGTGCGAGGAGGACATCAATGAGTGCGCCAGCAACCCCTGCAAGAACGGGGCCAACTGCACCGACTGCGTCAACAGCTACACCTGCACCTGCCCCTCCGGCTTCAGCGGCATCCACTGCGAGAACAACACCCCTGACTGCACAGAGAG ctcctgcttcaaCGGTGGCACGTGCGTGGATGGCATCAACACCTTCACCTGTGTCTGCCTGCCCGGCTTCACGGGCAGCTACTGCGAGCACAACATCAATGAGTGTGACTCCAAGCCGTGCCTGAACGGGGGCACGTGTCAGGACAGCTACGGGACGTACAAGTGCACCTGTCCCCAGGGATACACCGGGCTCAACTGCCAG AACCTGGTGCGTTGGTGTGACTCCTCACCCTGCAAAAACGGAGGCAAGTGCTGGCAGACCAGCAACCTGTACCACTGCGAGTGCAACAGCGGCTGGACAGGGCTCTACTGCGATGTCCCCAGCGTGTCCTGCGAGGTGGCTGCTAAGCAGCAAG GTATCGATGTAGCACATCTCTGCAGGAACTCGGGGCTCTGTGTTGACACTGGCAACACTCATTTCTGCCGCTGCCAAGCCGGCTACACCGGCAGCTACTGCGAGGAGCAGGTGGATGAGTGCTCCCCCAACCCCTGCCAGAACGGAGCCACCTGCACAGACTACCTGGGAGGCTACTCCTGCGAG TGTGTGGCTGGCTATCATGGAGTTAACTGCTCAGAGGAGATCAATGAGTGCTTGTCCCACCCATGCCAGAATGGAGGAACCTGCATCGATCTCATCAATACCTACAAATGCTCCTGCCCCAGAGGAACACAAG GGGTGCACTGTGAGATCAATGTGGATGACTGCAGCCCTTTCTTTGATCCTGTCACCCTGGGGCCCAAGTGCTTTAACAATGGCAAGTGCAAGGATCGGGTAGGTGGCTACAGCTGCATCTGCCCCCCTGGCTTTGTAGGGGAGCGCTGCGAGGGAGATGTCAACGAGTGCCTGTCCAACCCCTGCGACGCCCGCGGCACCCAGAACTGCGTGCAGCGGGTCAATGACTACAAATGCGAGTGCAGACCTGGCTATGCAG GCCGTCGCTGTGACACCGTGGTGGACGGCTGCAAAGGCAAACCCTGCAGGAATGGGGGAACCTGTGCTGTTGCCAGCAACACTGGCCGTGGCTTCATCTGCAAGTGCCCCCCG GGATTCGTGGGTGCCACCTGCGAGAACGACTCCCGCACCTGTGGGAACCTGCACTGCCTGAACGGTGGCACCTGCATCTCCATCCACAAGAGCTCCAAGTGCATGTGCACGCCGGCCTTCACGGGCCCCGAGTGCCAGTACCCggccagcagcccctgcacctCCAACCCCTGCTACAACGGGGGCACCTGCGAGTTCTTCAGCGACGCCGCCCCCTACTACCGCTGCAACTGCCCCGCCAACTTCAACGGCCTCAACTGCCACATCCTCGACTTCGACTTCCAGGGTGGCATCGGGCAGGACATCATCCCCCCCAAGATCGAGGAGAAGTGCGAGATCGCCGTGTGCGCGGGGTACGCCGGCAACAAGATCTGCGACGGGAAATGCAACAACCACGCCTGCGGCTGGGACGGCGGCGACTGCTCCCTCAACTTCAACGACCCCTGGAAGAACTGCTCCCagtctctgcagtgctggaagtATTTCAACGATGGCAAGTGTGACTCCCAGTGCAATAATGCTGGCTGCCTCTACGATGGGTTTGACTGCCAGAAATACGAGGGGCAGTGCAA CCCTCTGTATGACCAGTACTGCAAAGATCACTTCTCGGATGGTCACTGCGACCAGGGCTGCAACAATTTTGAGTGCGAGTGGGATGGTCTGGACTGTGCAAACAACATGCCAGAGAAGCTGGCAGATGGCACACTGGTGGTGGTGGTCCTCATCACCCCCGAGAACCTGAAGAACAACTCCTTCAACTTCCTGCGGGAGCTGAGCCGTGTGCTGCACACCAACGTGGTCTTCAAGAAGAACCCCAAGGGGGAGTATATGATCTTCCCATACTACGGCAACGAGGAGGAGCTGAAAAAACATTACATCAAGAGGTCCACAGAGGACTGGTCAGATATGTCCAGTGCTGTCATCAACAAAGTGAAGAGCAGCCTCTactccagggctggcaggaggcagaAGAGGGAGCTCGATCAGATGGACATCAGAGG ATCCATTGTCTACTTGGAAATTGATAACCGCCAGTGCATCCAGTCTTCTTCCCAGTGCTTCCAGAGTGCCACTGATGTGGCAGCATTCCTGGGAGCCTTGGCCTCCCTTGGCAACCTGAACATACCCTACAAAATAGAAGCTGTCAAAA GTGAAACGGCCGAGCCCACGAAGAACTCCCAGCTCTATCCTATGTACGTGGTGGGGGCTGCGCTGGTCTTGCTCGCCTTCATcgggctgggagtgctggtgaACCGCAAGCGCCGCAGGGAGCATGGGCAGCTCTGGTTCCCAGAAGGCTTCAAAGTGACAGAGTCCAGCAAGAAGAAGCGACGGGAGCCCCTCGGGGAGGATTCTGTCGGACTGAA acccCTCAAAAATGCTTCGGACGGCACGCTGATGGATGACAACCAGAATGAGTGGGGTGATGAGGAGACCTTGGACACCAAGAAGTTCAGG TTTGAGGAGCAGGCGATGCTGCCGGACACGGATGACCAGACGGATCACAGGCAGTGGACGCAGCAGCACCTGGACGCCGCTGACCTGCGCATTTCCTCCATGGCCCCGACGCCTCCACAGGGGGAAATCGATGCTGACTGCATGGATGTCAACGTCAGAGGGCCGG ACGGCTTCACCCCGCTCATGATCGCCTCGTGCAGCGGAGGAGGGCTGGAGACCGGCAACAGCGAGGAGGAGGACGACGCTCCCGCCGTCATCTCGGACTTCATCTACCAGGGCGCCAGCCTGCACAACCAGACCGACCGCACGGGCGAGACCGCCCTGCACCTGGCCGCCAGGTACTCGCGCTCGGACGCTGCCAAGCGCCTGCTGGAGGCCAGCGCCGACGCCAACATCCAGGACAACATGGGCCGGACGCCGCTCCACGCCGCCGTCTCTGCCGACGCACAAGGAGTCTTCCAG ATCCTGATTAGGAACAGGGCAACAGACCTGGATGCCCGAATGCACGACGGGACCACTCCCCTGATCCTGGCTGCTCGTTTGGCTGTGGAGGGGATGCTGGATGACCTCATCAACTGCCACGCTGACGTCAACGCCGTGGATGATTTAG GCAAGTCAGCCCTGCActgggcagctgctgtgaaCAATGTGGAAGCTGCAATGGTCCTCCTGAAGAATGGTGCCAATAAGGACATGCAGAATAATAAG GAGGAGACCCCACTGTTCCTGGCAGCCAGAGAAGGGAGCTACGAAACCGCCAAGGTCCTGCTGGACCATTTTGCCAACAGGGACATCACGGACCACATGGACCGGCTGCCGCGGGACATCGCCCAGGAGCGCATGCACCACGACATCGTCCGGCTGCTGGACGAGTACAACCTGGTGCGGAGCCCCACGCTGCACAACGGCCCGCTGGGGGCACCCACCCTGTCGCCCCCGCTCTGCTCCCCCAACAGCTACATCGGCAACCTCAAGCCCGCCGTGCAGGGCAAGAAGGCCAGGAAGCCGAGCACCAAGGGGCTGAGCTGCAATGGCAAGGACGCCAAAGACCTCAAAGCCCGGAGGAAAAAGTCGCAGGATGGAAAAGGGTGTCTGCTTGACAACTCCGGTGTGCTGTCGCCAGTGGACTCCCTGGAGTCGCCGCACGGGTACCTCTCGGACGTGGCCTCTCCGCCGCTGATGACCTCTCCGTTCCAGCAGTCGCCTTCCATGCCTCTGAACCACCTGCCAGGCATGCCCGATGCCCACCTGAGCATCAACCACCTCAACATGGCGGGCAAGCAGGATATGGCCatgggcagctccagcaggatggGCTTCGACTCGGTGCCTCCGCGCCTGTCCCACCTGCCGGTGTCCAGCCCCAGCACGGGGATGAGCAGTGCCCCCATGAGCTTCTCGGTGGGCAGCGGGGCCAGCCTGAACGGGCAGTGTGACTGGCTCACCCGGCTGCAGAACGGGATGGTGCAGAGCCAGTACAACCCCCTGAGAGGCAACCTGCAGCCCGGGGCGCACCAGCAGCCCCAAAACCTGCAGCACGGCATGATGACCTCGCTGCACAACGGGCTGCCCACCACCAGCTTGTCGCAGATGATGAGCTACCAGGCCATGCCCAACGCCCGGCTGGCGTCCCAGCCCCACCTgatgcagagccagcagctccagcagatgcagcagcagcagcagcagcagctccagcagcccaacctgcagcagcagcagcagcagcagcagcagcagccacagcagccgcCGCAGCAGCACCACAACCCCAACGGCTCCAACGGGAGCGGCCACCTGGGCCAGAATTTCCTCGGTACGGAGCTGAGCCAGCCCGACCTGCAGCCGGTGAGCGGCAGCGCCATGGCCGTGCACACCATCCTGCCGCAGGATTCCCAGATGCTGcccacctccctgccctcctccctcgCCCAGCCCATGACCACCACGCAGTTCCTGacccctccttcccagcacagtTATTCCTCCCCCTTGGACAACACGCCCAGCCACCAGCTCCAGGTGCCCGACCACCCTTTCCTCACGCCGTCGCCGGAGTCGCCGGACCAGTGGTCCAGCTCCTCGCCTCACTCCAACGTGTCCGACTGGTCCGAGGGCATCTCCAGCCCTCCCACGAGTATGCAGTCACAGATGGGACACATCCCCGAGGccttcaagtaa